The following coding sequences are from one Plasmodium gaboni strain SY75 chromosome 10, whole genome shotgun sequence window:
- a CDS encoding early transcribed membrane protein 10.2 encodes MKIGKLFFLLNIFVVCHLILSCLCRKGQATRGNLLALKAIEQDLQQKKKRKRNLILYSLGSAALIAALVVTGIGLNMYMKRKKDESHVQEVIEAKEEEVKEKQSEKKKTTVKVVPKRVPVKTRLAHGRSKVPSVNHQDVSPKLDDEKKEEPLNFTDNDLLLTADSLNVLEPKLDENSEGADFLKNINEPKEVATFSLDSALTDASEQNENKDAELSTDLIHTPTNSSIDLSDDKKDTSTHGLESLNLDSSSPSEFTENKPQAESETMPAEPLTPEPSAQEPMIPESSSQEPTIPEPSAQEPTTPESSSQEPTTPESSSQEPTTPESSSQEPTTPESSSQEPTTPESSSQEPTIPEPTSKSKTPEIKEVDEPVVVPSYYPTTGPNPNTHGPPRRRTSSRSSGSSNRTSSVTTTRPRSRSNAARDSSGRSSGRTTTPKVRKEE; translated from the coding sequence ATGAAGATTGGtaaattattctttttattaaacaTCTTTGTTGTATGCCACTTAATTTTATCATGCTTATGTCGAAAGGGACAAGCTACTCGTGGGAATTTGTTGGCATTAAAAGCCATTGAACAAGATTTACAACaaaagaagaaaagaaaaagaaacttgattttatattcattagGTTCTGCTGCATTAATAGCTGCCCTTGTTGTTACAGGTATAGGACTTAACATGTatatgaaaagaaaaaaagatgaaTCTCATGTACAAGAAGTTATAGAAGcaaaagaagaagaagttaaagaaaaacaatctgagaaaaaaaaaactacAGTTAAAGTAGTTCCTAAAAGAGTTCCTGTCAAAACTAGATTAGCACATGGCAGATCCAAAGTACCTAGTGTAAATCATCAAGACGTATCTCCCAAATTAGATGATGAGAAAAAAGAAGAACCATTAAATTTTACTGATAATGATCTTTTATTAACAGCTGATTCTTTAAATGTATTGGAACCAAAACTTGATGAAAATTCTGAAGGTGCTGATTTTCTTAAAAACATAAATGAACCTAAAGAAGTTGCTACTTTTAGTCTTGATAGTGCCTTAACTGATGCTTCtgaacaaaatgaaaacaaAGATGCTGAACTTTCTACAGATCTTATCCATACTCCAACAAATAGTAGTATTGACTTATCagatgataaaaaagataCTTCCACACATGGTTTAGAATCTTTAAATCTTGATAGTTCATCACCAAGCGAATTCACTGAAAATAAACCTCAAGCTGAATCAGAAACTATGCCTGCAGAACCTTTGACTCCAGAACCTTCTGCTCAAGAACCTATGATTCCAGAATCTTCCTCTCAAGAACCTACCATACCAGAACCTTCCGCTCAAGAACCTACGACTCCAGAATCTTCCTCTCAAGAACCTACGACTCCAGAATCTTCCTCTCAAGAACCTACAACTCCAGAATCTTCCTCTCAAGAACCTACAACTCCAGAATCATCCTCTCAAGAACCTACGACTCCAGAATCTTCCTCCCAAGAACCTACCATTCCAGAACCTACTTCTAAATCCAAAACACCTGAAATAAAGGAAGTAGATGAACCAGTTGTAGTACCTTCATATTATCCAACTACTGGTCCAAATCCAAATACCCATGGACCACCAAGAAGAAGAACTTCATCTAGATCTTCTGGATCATCGAATAGAACTTCATCTGTTACTACTACTAGACCCAGAAGTCGTTCTAACGCAGCACGTGATTCCTCAGGAAGATCATCTGGAAGAACTACCACACCAAAAGTCAGAAAAGaagaataa
- a CDS encoding hypothetical protein (conserved Plasmodium protein, unknown function), translated as MVKHKDYKKSDLIRILSSNISKERNKAVKLLKKFEPLPRKHLDNKFDPKNIVVHKNNVLKAFMCWRCDKVKQTNVKVQWDTSEGMKIICTSCHSNLISLKEMEKMRKENSTNNEFLKNLSNM; from the exons atGGTGAAACATAaagattataaaaaaagtgaCCTCATACGTATTTTGTCATCTAATATTAGTAAAGAAAGAAATAAGGCAgtaaaattattaaaaaaatttgaaCCTTTACCAAGAAAACATTTAGATAATAAATTCGATCCCAAAAATATTGTTGTTCATAAGAACAATGTTTTAAAAGCATTTAT GTGCTGGAGATGTGATAAAGTAAAACAAACAAACGTTAAGGTTCAATGGGATACCAGTGAAG gaatgaaaattatatgcACTTCTTGCCATAGTAATTTAATTTCATTGAAAGAGATGGAGAAAATGAGAAAGGAAAATAGTACAAATAACGagtttttaaaaaatttaagTAATATGTAA